A DNA window from Castanea sativa cultivar Marrone di Chiusa Pesio chromosome 7, ASM4071231v1 contains the following coding sequences:
- the LOC142644369 gene encoding uncharacterized protein LOC142644369, with amino-acid sequence MGDAFQIKSFKSIHTGGKDHKNSKISSRWLANKYFPFFRDDHTWIANALRGAVFRDHEVDVTLDQCYKAKRMAFKMIHGVEEKQYERLWDYVAAIRKWKVGSTVKIQTANDMFKRMYVCLDACKRGFLAGCRPFIGIDGCHLKGTTRGQLLVAVWKDVNDNIFLIGYSSGLVETFKDLMPNAEHRFCVRHLHANFKKDFPRKVLKDAMWSAARAATKNSFDFHMDELKKLDVKAYEWLMKDKPMLTMIEIIRVMLMQRLQTKRDHMRRYEGRVCSRIYKKLERIKSEVGNCISRWNGESKYEVEYIYGGRYVVDLNERTYGYGR; translated from the exons ATGGGAGATGCCTTTCAAATCAAAAGTTTTAAGAGCATACATACGGGTGGTAAGGATCATAAGAATAGTAAGATTTCTTCAAGGTGGCTAGCcaataaatattttccattcttTAGAGATGATCATACTTGGATAGCAAATGCATTGAGGGGTGCAGTGTTTAGGGACCATGAAGTTGATGTGACTTTGGACCAATGTTATAAGGCTAAGAGAATGGCCTTTAAGATGATACATGGTGTTGAGGAGAAGCAGTATGAGAGACTTTGGGACTATGTAGCTGCTATTAGGAAGTGGAAAGTGGGTAGCACCGTGAAGATACAAACTGCGAATGATATGTTTAAGAGAATGTATGTTTGTCTTGATGCTTGCAAAAGGGGATTCTTAGCAGGTTGTAGACCATTTATTGGGATAGATGGTTGTCATTTGAAAGGGACAACAAGGGGACAGTTGTTGGTTGCTGTTTGGAAGGATGTGAATGATAATATATTCCTAATCGGTTATTCATCT GGATTAGTAGAGACCTTTAAGGATTTGATGCCTAATGCAGAGCACAGATTTTGTGTTAGGCATTTACATGCAAATTTCAAGAAGGATTTTCCTAGGAAGGTACTCAAAGATGCAATGTGGAGTGCTGCTAGGGCAGCAACAAAGAATTCTTTTGACTTCCACATGGATGAGTTGAAGAAGCTAGATGTGAAGGCATATGAGTGGCTTATGAA GGATAAACCAATGTTGACAATGATAGAGATCATAAGAGTGATGTTGATGCAAAGGTTGCAAACTAAAAGAGATCATATGAGAAGGTATGAAGGGAGGGTTTGTTCAAGAATCTATAAGAAGCTTGAGAGGATAAAAAGCGAGGTTGGAAATTGCATTTCTCGTTGGAATGGAGAGTCCAAATATGAGGTGGAGTATATTTATGGTGGAAGATATGTGGTGGACTTGAATGAGAGGACTTATGGTTATGGGAGATGA